The following are encoded together in the Kineosporiaceae bacterium genome:
- a CDS encoding LytR C-terminal domain-containing protein yields MTMTRNDPDERFDVVDVSRRGAHRARPNPVTGLLPLVALAVVVFAVVGVAVMLFGRDGTSGSPQAGAVPKASASVPVITSPSPQVEQSSPAPSASSASQPAATVDKKVTLNFYNGTSPNIPGHSRKAAAQLEAAGWRVGTVLPWDGAPVSRTTVYYGDAVQLETARAVVKALGAGTVKLNTVKAAQGLAVVVSNDYTP; encoded by the coding sequence ATGACGATGACCCGAAACGATCCCGACGAGCGGTTCGACGTCGTCGATGTCTCGCGCCGGGGGGCGCATCGCGCTCGACCGAACCCGGTCACCGGGCTGCTGCCCCTGGTGGCGCTGGCCGTCGTGGTGTTCGCCGTGGTCGGGGTGGCGGTGATGCTCTTCGGCCGTGACGGCACCAGTGGCTCGCCGCAGGCCGGCGCCGTGCCCAAGGCCTCGGCCAGTGTCCCCGTGATCACCAGTCCGAGCCCGCAGGTGGAGCAGTCCTCGCCGGCCCCGAGCGCCTCGTCGGCGAGTCAACCGGCCGCGACCGTCGACAAGAAGGTCACGCTGAACTTCTACAACGGCACCAGCCCCAACATCCCCGGCCACAGTCGCAAGGCCGCCGCGCAGCTCGAGGCTGCCGGGTGGAGGGTCGGCACCGTCCTGCCGTGGGACGGCGCACCCGTCAGCCGCACCACCGTGTACTACGGCGATGCCGTGCAGCTCGAGACCGCGCGCGCCGTGGTGAAGGCGCTGGGGGCCGGCACGGTGAAGCTGAACACCGTCAAGGCGGCTCAGGGGCTGGCCGTCGTGGTCAGCAACGACTACACGCCCTGA